One Neisseria sp. Marseille-Q5346 genomic region harbors:
- a CDS encoding site-specific DNA-methyltransferase, producing the protein MQLIYPNKQSENQIIAQAERIPPLALNKPLPLLFFGDNFHALSALLKSGYRERIDLIYIDPPYNTKQNFTVSDGRSSTISRTTYGITAYSDSRSMEEYLEFMRERLILMRELLSPRGSIYVHIDSKVGHYLKIIMDEVFGAENFKNDIARIKSNPKNFVRRAFGNEKDMILFYAKNAKKNIFNNITIPLTNEDKIEMFQKVDENGRRYNTVPVHAPGETQNGETGGMWRGILPPKGRHWRSTPSELDKLDEQGLLEWSKNGVPRIKKFADEHKGKKIQDIWQYKDPVYPIYPTEKNAQMLEMIIAQSSLPDSIVLDCFAGSGSTLWAAQNLGREWIGIDASEVAVHVIQQRFGLFPVQTITIEKFQAG; encoded by the coding sequence ATGCAGCTTATTTATCCCAACAAGCAGTCTGAAAATCAGATTATCGCACAAGCTGAAAGAATTCCGCCGCTTGCCTTAAATAAACCGCTTCCGCTTTTGTTTTTCGGCGATAATTTCCATGCACTCTCCGCCTTGCTTAAGAGTGGCTATCGCGAACGGATTGATTTGATTTACATTGATCCACCATATAACACAAAACAAAATTTCACTGTATCAGATGGACGAAGCAGTACCATAAGTCGTACTACTTACGGCATTACTGCATATTCTGATAGTCGCAGCATGGAAGAGTATTTGGAATTCATGCGTGAACGCCTGATTTTAATGCGTGAATTATTGTCGCCTCGTGGATCAATTTATGTACATATTGATAGTAAAGTTGGGCATTATCTGAAAATTATTATGGATGAAGTATTTGGTGCGGAAAATTTTAAAAATGATATAGCCCGAATCAAATCGAACCCCAAAAATTTTGTACGGCGAGCATTCGGCAATGAAAAAGATATGATTTTGTTTTATGCTAAAAACGCTAAAAAAAATATTTTCAACAACATTACCATTCCACTAACCAATGAAGACAAAATAGAAATGTTTCAAAAGGTTGATGAGAATGGGCGACGTTATAATACGGTCCCTGTCCATGCACCAGGTGAAACGCAAAATGGGGAAACAGGTGGAATGTGGCGTGGAATTTTGCCTCCGAAGGGTAGGCATTGGCGCAGTACCCCATCTGAATTAGATAAGCTGGATGAACAGGGATTATTAGAGTGGTCAAAAAATGGTGTTCCGCGTATAAAAAAATTTGCCGATGAGCATAAGGGAAAAAAGATACAGGATATTTGGCAGTATAAAGATCCTGTTTACCCTATTTATCCAACTGAAAAAAATGCTCAAATGCTGGAAATGATTATTGCTCAATCATCTCTCCCTGACTCTATTGTTTTAGACTGTTTTGCAGGCAGTGGCTCAACCTTGTGGGCAGCACAAAATTTAGGGAGAGAATGGATTGGCATCGATGCATCGGAAGTTGCCGTTCACGTCATACAACAAAGATTTGGCCTGTTCCCTGTACAAACGATAACGATTGAAAAATTTCAAGCTGGCTGA
- the pheS gene encoding phenylalanine--tRNA ligase subunit alpha encodes MENVNRIVAEGIAAIETAQDFNALEQIKARYLGKTGELTGLLKTLGQMSPEERKTIGAHINECKNQFQTAFNAKRDALNEAKLQAQLAAEALDITLPGRAQEHGGLHPVTLTLQRVVDLFHGMGFEVADGPEIEDDFHNFQALNIPANHPARAMQDTFYVENGDVLRTHTSPIQIRYMLDKKEPPIRIIAPGRVYRVDSDATHSPMFHQAEGLWVEEGVTFADLKAVFTDFIRRFFERDDLQVRFRPSFFPFTEPSAEIDIMGENGKWLEVGGCGMVHPNVLKNVNIDPEKYTGFAFGIGLDRFAMLRYNINDLRLFFDNDLNFLKQFAK; translated from the coding sequence ATGGAAAATGTAAACCGTATCGTTGCAGAAGGTATTGCCGCTATTGAAACCGCGCAAGACTTCAATGCCTTAGAACAAATTAAAGCACGCTATCTTGGTAAAACCGGCGAATTGACCGGGCTTTTGAAAACTTTGGGTCAAATGTCTCCTGAAGAGCGTAAAACCATAGGCGCACACATTAACGAATGCAAAAATCAGTTTCAGACGGCCTTTAATGCCAAACGCGATGCCCTGAATGAAGCCAAGCTGCAAGCCCAATTGGCTGCAGAAGCCTTGGATATTACTTTGCCGGGCCGTGCACAAGAGCATGGCGGTTTGCATCCGGTTACTTTGACTTTGCAACGTGTGGTTGATCTGTTTCACGGTATGGGTTTTGAAGTGGCGGACGGCCCTGAAATCGAAGACGATTTCCACAATTTCCAAGCCTTGAATATTCCTGCAAATCACCCAGCGCGTGCAATGCAAGATACTTTCTACGTTGAAAACGGCGACGTTTTGCGTACACACACTTCGCCTATTCAAATCCGCTATATGCTCGACAAAAAAGAGCCGCCTATCCGCATTATTGCTCCCGGCCGCGTTTACCGTGTGGACAGTGATGCCACTCACTCGCCTATGTTCCATCAGGCCGAAGGTTTGTGGGTGGAAGAGGGTGTCACTTTTGCCGACTTGAAAGCAGTGTTCACTGATTTTATCCGTCGCTTCTTTGAACGCGATGACCTGCAAGTACGTTTCCGTCCGTCTTTCTTCCCGTTTACCGAGCCTTCTGCCGAAATCGACATCATGGGCGAAAACGGCAAATGGTTGGAAGTTGGCGGTTGCGGTATGGTACATCCTAACGTGTTGAAAAACGTTAATATCGATCCTGAGAAATACACCGGTTTCGCCTTCGGTATCGGTCTCGACCGCTTTGCCATGTTGCGCTACAACATCAATGACCTGCGCTTGTTCTTCGATAACGATTTGAACTTCTTGAAGCAGTTTGCAAAATAA
- a CDS encoding restriction endonuclease produces the protein MNLWTQKSIELAAQSNYLDQLYRVYPMSINLRRELSLETKKEIRVHLDNQDGEKLLYVLLKQEIFPIKDSYVAYLKRDKTAIARNPATVSRLAGMLIEMGFDEILDKTTVPKETNRQIGPLFKNWIASGALGVPVTDNVDEFLNYQGNIVFNAGDKAMEVFAKTHLGYQHNKGLDFIAKFNQTYIIGEAKFLTDVGGHQNAQFNDALATMRAPLAYSPYQVKTIAILDGILYIESRGKMFTELSSFTNDEVVVSAVLLRDYLFSV, from the coding sequence ATGAATTTATGGACGCAAAAAAGTATTGAGTTGGCAGCTCAAAGTAATTACCTGGATCAACTCTACCGTGTGTATCCCATGTCAATTAATTTGCGCCGAGAATTATCTTTAGAAACGAAAAAAGAAATTCGCGTACATCTGGATAATCAGGACGGTGAAAAGTTGCTGTACGTTTTGCTCAAACAGGAAATATTTCCGATTAAAGACAGCTATGTCGCCTACCTGAAACGGGACAAAACTGCGATTGCCCGCAATCCTGCTACTGTAAGCCGTTTGGCGGGGATGTTGATCGAAATGGGTTTTGATGAGATTTTGGACAAAACTACTGTTCCCAAAGAAACTAACCGCCAAATCGGCCCATTGTTTAAAAATTGGATTGCTAGCGGTGCGTTGGGTGTGCCGGTTACTGATAATGTAGATGAATTTCTGAATTATCAAGGGAATATTGTGTTTAATGCTGGCGATAAGGCAATGGAAGTATTTGCTAAAACACATTTGGGCTATCAACATAATAAGGGATTGGATTTTATCGCTAAATTCAATCAGACGTATATTATCGGCGAAGCCAAGTTTTTAACCGATGTTGGCGGACATCAAAATGCTCAATTTAATGATGCATTGGCAACTATGCGTGCGCCGCTTGCGTATTCTCCTTATCAGGTCAAAACCATCGCAATTTTAGATGGTATTTTATATATTGAAAGCAGAGGTAAAATGTTTACTGAGCTTTCCTCGTTTACTAATGACGAAGTGGTCGTATCGGCGGTTTTGTTGAGAGATTATTTGTTTTCGGTATGA